The bacterium genome window below encodes:
- the alaS gene encoding alanine--tRNA ligase: MNSRDIRDSFLDYFERHGHRIVASAPLVPHDDRTLLFTNAGMVPFKNFFLGAERPPAPRAVSVQKCMRVSGKHNDLENVGPSHRHHTFFEMLGNFSFGDYFKADAIRYGWELVTEGWGIEPSRLYATVFEEDDEAAELWKKVSGLQAERVLRCGAKDNFWAMGDTGPCGPCSEIFVDMAPAQPPVAWKEGSESGRYLEIWNLVFMQFERQADGELKPLPNPSIDTGAGLERVAAVLQGVESNYDSDLFSPILCATSELAGVSYGNTPNGDVAMRVIADHLRAVGFLLADGVIPSNEGRGYVLRRILRRAVRHGMSLGFEDPFLGKLLPVVSEVMGEAYPELGKAQAGSVVTLATEERKFLETLATGSRRVQDAIEKARAAGSDHLDGGSVFRLYDTFGLPLETIREIAEEEQIGLDETGFNTALNEQRERSRAAADDAHKLLGDAERLLLETVKGETAFCGYERLKLDQVPVLALTRTEGEEAELTESLTAGQEGIVVFPKTPFYAEAGGQIGDRGRLLWPGGTAEVVDVQREKGVSFHLVKVISGELSTGDRVEAEVDAVWRKPTQRNHTATHLLHAALRHVLGEGVRQAGSLVAPDRLRFDFTFGRPLEPEELATIEQIVNDWVLEAQGTETTAEREFEEAVAAGAMALFGEKYGERVRTVAVPTLDLGANESVDSLELCGGCHVSNTGEIGLFVITSERGVASGVRRIEARTGDGARQLAVERARLLQEAAGTLSVAEARLPEEVAALAGRQRELEREVSKLRMKMISGAATGDREIEIEGVKVLAREVPAAPINEIRSMADVLKARIGSGVVVLGTREAGKVHLVAAVSQDLVERVHAGKLAGAIAAKVGGRGGGRAEFAQAGGKDPDELPKALESVPELVREQLLSVGAGA, from the coding sequence GTGAACAGCCGCGACATCCGAGATTCGTTCCTCGATTACTTCGAGCGACACGGGCATCGCATTGTCGCCAGTGCGCCGCTGGTTCCGCATGACGACCGGACGCTCCTGTTCACGAATGCCGGCATGGTTCCGTTCAAGAACTTCTTTCTCGGCGCGGAGCGGCCGCCCGCTCCTCGAGCCGTCAGTGTGCAGAAGTGCATGCGCGTTTCCGGCAAGCACAACGATCTGGAGAACGTCGGCCCGAGCCACCGACACCACACGTTCTTTGAAATGCTGGGCAACTTCTCCTTCGGCGACTACTTCAAGGCGGACGCGATTCGGTATGGCTGGGAGCTGGTAACCGAAGGCTGGGGCATCGAGCCGTCCCGGCTCTATGCAACGGTTTTCGAGGAAGACGACGAAGCCGCCGAGCTTTGGAAAAAAGTCTCGGGGCTCCAGGCCGAGCGAGTCCTGCGTTGCGGAGCAAAGGACAATTTCTGGGCTATGGGAGACACCGGCCCGTGCGGTCCGTGTAGTGAGATCTTCGTTGACATGGCTCCTGCGCAGCCGCCGGTGGCCTGGAAGGAAGGCAGCGAGAGCGGCCGTTATCTCGAGATCTGGAATCTCGTGTTCATGCAGTTCGAGCGTCAGGCCGACGGCGAGCTGAAACCGCTTCCCAATCCCTCGATCGACACCGGGGCCGGCCTGGAGAGAGTGGCCGCGGTTCTTCAAGGGGTCGAGTCCAACTATGATTCGGACCTCTTCAGCCCGATTCTCTGCGCGACGTCCGAGCTCGCCGGTGTTTCCTACGGGAACACGCCGAACGGTGACGTGGCGATGCGAGTCATCGCCGACCATCTGAGGGCGGTCGGTTTCCTTCTCGCCGACGGAGTCATTCCCAGCAACGAGGGTCGGGGCTACGTGCTTCGCCGCATCCTGCGCAGGGCCGTGCGTCACGGCATGAGTCTGGGTTTCGAGGATCCTTTCCTCGGCAAGCTGCTACCCGTGGTCTCGGAGGTGATGGGCGAGGCGTATCCGGAGCTCGGCAAAGCGCAGGCGGGTTCGGTGGTGACTCTGGCGACGGAAGAGAGGAAGTTCCTCGAGACCCTGGCCACCGGATCCCGGCGGGTGCAGGATGCGATCGAGAAGGCACGCGCCGCGGGCAGTGACCATTTGGACGGCGGGAGCGTGTTTCGCCTGTATGACACGTTCGGCTTGCCGCTCGAGACCATCCGCGAGATCGCCGAGGAGGAGCAGATCGGCCTGGACGAGACCGGCTTCAACACCGCCTTGAACGAACAGCGCGAACGCTCGCGCGCCGCAGCCGACGACGCCCACAAGCTGTTGGGAGACGCCGAACGCCTGCTGCTCGAAACCGTCAAAGGCGAGACCGCTTTTTGCGGATACGAACGTCTCAAACTGGATCAGGTGCCGGTTCTCGCGCTCACTCGGACCGAGGGTGAGGAGGCGGAGTTGACCGAGAGTCTCACCGCCGGACAGGAAGGAATCGTCGTCTTCCCGAAGACGCCCTTCTACGCGGAAGCCGGCGGGCAGATCGGCGATCGCGGCCGGTTGCTCTGGCCCGGCGGTACCGCCGAGGTTGTCGACGTCCAGAGGGAGAAGGGCGTCAGCTTTCATCTCGTCAAGGTCATCAGCGGCGAGTTGTCCACGGGCGATCGGGTCGAAGCCGAGGTCGACGCGGTCTGGCGCAAGCCGACGCAGCGCAATCACACCGCGACACATCTCCTGCACGCAGCGCTTCGCCACGTTCTAGGTGAAGGCGTCCGTCAGGCCGGCTCGCTGGTGGCTCCGGACCGATTGAGGTTCGATTTCACGTTCGGGCGCCCGCTCGAGCCGGAGGAGCTCGCTACGATCGAACAGATCGTCAATGACTGGGTTCTCGAGGCCCAAGGTACCGAGACTACGGCCGAGCGCGAGTTCGAGGAAGCCGTTGCCGCCGGGGCGATGGCTCTCTTCGGCGAGAAGTACGGCGAGCGGGTGCGCACGGTCGCGGTGCCCACGCTGGATCTGGGCGCCAACGAGAGCGTAGACAGTCTCGAGCTCTGCGGTGGCTGCCACGTGTCGAATACCGGCGAGATCGGCCTCTTCGTGATCACTTCCGAGCGCGGCGTAGCGTCCGGGGTCCGGCGCATCGAAGCCCGCACCGGCGACGGCGCGCGCCAACTGGCCGTAGAGCGCGCTCGCCTGCTGCAGGAGGCGGCCGGGACACTCTCGGTCGCCGAGGCACGTCTTCCGGAGGAGGTCGCGGCTCTGGCCGGCCGGCAGCGAGAGCTCGAGCGCGAAGTCTCCAAGCTGCGCATGAAGATGATTTCCGGTGCCGCAACCGGCGATCGTGAGATCGAGATCGAAGGTGTCAAGGTTCTGGCCCGCGAAGTGCCGGCAGCGCCGATCAACGAGATCCGCAGCATGGCCGACGTTCTCAAGGCGCGCATCGGCTCGGGAGTTGTTGTCCTGGGGACTCGGGAGGCCGGCAAGGTTCACCTGGTAGCCGCGGTTTCGCAAGACCTCGTGGAGAGAGTTCACGCCGGCAAGCTGGCCGGGGCGATCGCAGCCAAGGTCGGCGGCCGCGGCGGCGGTAGGGCCGAGTTCGCGCAGGCGGGGGGCAAGGACCCCGACGAGCTCCCCAAGGCGCTCGAGTCCGTGCCAGAGCTCGTTCGGGAGCAGTTGCTCTCGGTGGGAGCCGGGGCGTGA
- a CDS encoding methyltransferase, translated as MSTAVGGYDVLNLRLDGAQEAAVTAELWARGTLGLETSESGVKTLVTAYFERGRIVEEGWSQDIIELGGESIEVVAVAALEERDWLEDYRRSIEPFAVGRRFWVDSGDEAGRTNGAPAPEGRIALHLPARRAFGTGSHESTRLAIEILENEQLAGCVVLDVGSGSGILSFAAMALGAAAVVAVEVDPVAALLAAHNQTLNRVRFPLLAGRLDAIRDTRRFDLALVNVIPERIADDLPAIVNRLKPGGRAVISGFLRDQASDYEATLRRLGLHRVKARDLDAWRAFLMRLGASESPA; from the coding sequence TTGTCAACCGCCGTGGGCGGCTACGATGTTCTCAACCTGCGCCTGGACGGGGCCCAGGAGGCGGCTGTTACGGCAGAGCTCTGGGCAAGAGGCACTCTCGGACTCGAGACCAGCGAATCCGGGGTCAAGACGCTCGTCACTGCCTACTTCGAGCGCGGTCGGATCGTCGAGGAGGGCTGGAGCCAAGATATTATTGAGCTCGGGGGAGAATCGATCGAGGTCGTGGCCGTCGCGGCGCTCGAAGAGCGAGATTGGCTCGAGGATTATCGGCGGAGCATCGAGCCGTTCGCGGTCGGGAGACGCTTCTGGGTGGATTCGGGAGACGAAGCCGGCCGGACCAACGGCGCACCGGCTCCGGAGGGCCGCATCGCTCTGCACCTCCCAGCTCGCCGAGCCTTCGGCACCGGCTCTCACGAGAGCACGCGTCTGGCTATCGAGATTCTCGAAAATGAGCAGCTGGCAGGCTGCGTCGTGTTGGATGTCGGCAGCGGCTCGGGGATTCTGTCGTTTGCGGCCATGGCGCTCGGCGCCGCCGCGGTGGTTGCGGTCGAGGTCGACCCGGTGGCGGCACTTCTGGCGGCGCACAACCAGACACTCAATCGGGTCAGGTTTCCGCTCCTGGCCGGACGTCTGGATGCGATTCGCGACACCCGGCGCTTCGATCTGGCGCTGGTTAACGTGATTCCGGAGCGAATTGCCGATGACTTGCCCGCCATCGTCAACCGGTTGAAACCGGGAGGCCGAGCGGTGATTTCAGGCTTCTTGCGCGATCAGGCCAGCGACTACGAGGCGACGCTCCGGAGACTTGGCTTGCATCGGGTCAAAGCGCGTGATCTCGACGCCTGGCGTGCGTTTCTGATGCGATTGGGAGCAAGCGAGAGCCCGGCATGA
- a CDS encoding 16S rRNA (uracil(1498)-N(3))-methyltransferase, producing the protein MTTVFITPEEWAGERVELEGAVHHHLFRVVRLAVGDSLRLADGAGRARLGVIESVSKALAEVRLGHEVPGNEAEVDVQLLVVAPKKPRAEWLVEKATELGVRAVRFLRSERGPRSYGEGAFERFQRIARSAAEQCERARAPEITGMHESEEVASLTDASAASFVLDPSGGPLRPTGGCGSISLLVGPEGGWSSRELEGFAEIGIVRAGWVRVS; encoded by the coding sequence ATGACCACCGTTTTCATTACTCCGGAGGAGTGGGCCGGGGAGCGCGTCGAGCTCGAAGGTGCGGTTCATCACCATTTGTTTCGCGTCGTCCGGTTGGCGGTGGGGGATTCGCTACGCCTGGCTGACGGCGCCGGCCGTGCCCGGCTGGGAGTGATCGAGTCGGTGAGCAAAGCGCTCGCCGAGGTTCGACTGGGCCACGAGGTTCCGGGGAACGAAGCGGAGGTCGACGTTCAGTTACTGGTCGTGGCGCCGAAGAAGCCGCGTGCCGAATGGTTGGTCGAGAAGGCCACCGAACTTGGTGTCCGTGCGGTTCGCTTCTTGCGCTCGGAGCGCGGGCCTAGATCGTACGGTGAGGGAGCGTTCGAGCGCTTCCAGAGGATCGCGAGATCTGCGGCCGAGCAGTGTGAGCGAGCCCGCGCACCCGAAATCACGGGGATGCACGAGAGTGAGGAGGTGGCGAGCTTGACCGACGCCTCGGCCGCTTCGTTCGTGCTCGATCCCTCGGGAGGGCCGCTGAGGCCGACCGGCGGCTGCGGCTCGATTTCGTTGCTGGTTGGGCCAGAGGGCGGTTGGTCGAGCCGAGAATTGGAGGGGTTCGCCGAGATCGGCATCGTCCGAGCGGGCTGGGTCCGCGTGTCTTGA
- the dnaK gene encoding molecular chaperone DnaK, producing MAKILGIDLGTTNSCVAVVDVTAPRVLANREGARTTASIVAFTEDGDRLVGQIAKRQAITNPQNTVFAVKRLIGRKYDDPEVQRAREILPYPLVEAANGDVKIQVRDRQYSPEEISAFILREIKIFADEVLGEEVQEAIITVPAYFNDSQRQATRDAGRVAGLEVLRIINEPTAAALSYGMDREDSADVIAVYDLGGGTFDISILELSQGIFEVKSTAGDTFLGGEDFDQRIMDWLIDEFRKETSIDLRRDRMALQRLKEAAERAKCELSASDEAPINLPFISADESGPRHLSRTLTRTHFEELVRDLVERTEAPCREAMEAAGLSPGQIGEVLMVGGQTRTPMVGRAVEEMFGREPNRELNPDEVVAMGAAIQGGILRGDIKDIVLLDVTPLTLGVETHGGLFTKLIERNSTIPTKATQIFTTVVDNQDTVEIHVLQGERELSAENKSLGRFELVGIPSAPRGVPQIEVSFAIDSNGIVNVSARDMATNKSQGLQINPAGGLTKDEIERLVQEAEVHGREDSQRREVRRLKNRLEGLIYTNERVFEQFQKMLSNDDRRRVRETLIQARMALAADDRADLEAAMFDLNSVSRQLSELMLENIEESV from the coding sequence GTGGCGAAAATCCTAGGCATCGACCTCGGTACAACCAATAGCTGCGTCGCAGTGGTTGACGTGACCGCGCCGCGCGTCTTGGCGAATCGCGAGGGTGCCCGGACGACGGCGTCGATTGTGGCTTTTACCGAAGACGGCGATCGACTCGTCGGCCAGATCGCCAAACGTCAAGCGATTACCAACCCCCAAAACACGGTTTTTGCCGTCAAGCGTCTGATCGGGCGCAAGTACGACGATCCCGAGGTGCAGCGCGCGCGAGAGATTCTGCCGTATCCGCTGGTGGAGGCCGCGAACGGGGACGTCAAGATCCAGGTTCGGGATCGCCAGTACAGTCCGGAGGAGATCTCGGCCTTCATCCTGCGCGAGATCAAGATTTTTGCGGACGAAGTCCTGGGCGAGGAAGTCCAGGAGGCGATCATCACGGTTCCGGCATACTTCAACGACTCCCAGCGCCAGGCGACTCGCGACGCCGGTCGCGTCGCCGGGCTCGAGGTGCTTCGCATCATCAACGAGCCCACCGCTGCTGCGCTTTCGTACGGGATGGATCGAGAGGACTCCGCAGACGTCATCGCGGTCTACGACTTGGGCGGCGGCACCTTCGACATCTCGATTCTGGAGCTCTCTCAGGGCATCTTCGAGGTTAAGTCGACGGCGGGCGACACCTTTCTGGGTGGCGAGGATTTCGACCAGCGGATCATGGACTGGCTGATCGACGAGTTCCGCAAAGAGACATCGATCGATTTGCGCCGCGACCGAATGGCCCTTCAGCGCCTGAAGGAGGCCGCCGAGCGAGCCAAGTGCGAGCTTTCTGCTTCCGACGAGGCCCCGATCAATCTACCTTTCATTTCTGCGGACGAAAGCGGTCCGCGTCATCTCTCACGCACCTTGACCCGGACCCATTTCGAGGAGCTGGTGCGGGACCTGGTCGAACGTACCGAGGCGCCCTGCCGCGAAGCGATGGAGGCCGCCGGGCTCTCGCCGGGTCAGATCGGCGAGGTGCTGATGGTCGGTGGGCAGACACGAACGCCGATGGTTGGCAGGGCCGTCGAGGAGATGTTCGGGCGAGAGCCGAATCGCGAGCTGAACCCGGACGAGGTGGTAGCGATGGGGGCCGCGATTCAGGGCGGCATTCTTCGCGGCGACATCAAGGACATCGTCTTGCTCGACGTCACGCCGCTCACCCTGGGCGTCGAGACCCACGGCGGTCTGTTTACGAAGCTGATCGAGCGCAACTCGACGATCCCGACCAAGGCGACCCAGATCTTCACCACGGTGGTCGACAACCAGGACACCGTCGAGATCCACGTCCTCCAAGGTGAGAGAGAGCTGTCGGCGGAGAACAAATCCCTGGGGCGTTTCGAACTGGTGGGAATTCCGTCGGCACCCCGAGGCGTTCCCCAGATCGAAGTGAGCTTCGCGATCGACTCGAACGGCATCGTCAACGTGTCCGCCCGGGACATGGCCACCAACAAGTCTCAGGGATTGCAGATCAACCCTGCCGGAGGTCTGACCAAGGACGAGATCGAACGTCTGGTCCAAGAAGCCGAAGTGCACGGGCGCGAAGACAGCCAGCGCCGCGAGGTGAGGCGCCTCAAGAACCGGCTCGAAGGGCTGATCTACACCAACGAGCGAGTCTTCGAACAGTTCCAGAAGATGCTCTCGAACGATGACCGCCGCCGTGTCCGAGAGACCCTGATCCAGGCGCGAATGGCGCTCGCTGCCGATGACCGAGCCGATCTCGAGGCGGCCATGTTCGATCTGAACAGCGTGTCACGCCAGCTCTCGGAATTGATGCTCGAAAACATTGAAGAGTCGGTCTAG
- the grpE gene encoding nucleotide exchange factor GrpE gives MTDRPFVGDEAETEELDLGEATEGSLEEAMKEALEAVEGTATDGEVEDPFGAVETGTLAGLREEVKELRDKSMRTLADFDNFRKRVERERGDQRRYAGAEILRELLSVIDNLERAFEAQGSVAELREGVDLILRQLGDLLKRHGAERIPSAGERFDPAAHEAVVRHESDEVAEPTIVKELQSGYWLWDRLLRPALVEVAVPSEPAAEAANSSDEPEA, from the coding sequence ATGACCGATCGACCGTTTGTAGGCGATGAAGCCGAGACCGAGGAACTGGACCTTGGTGAAGCTACAGAGGGATCCCTTGAAGAAGCGATGAAGGAAGCGCTGGAGGCTGTGGAGGGCACCGCAACCGATGGCGAGGTCGAAGATCCGTTTGGAGCCGTCGAGACCGGCACTCTGGCGGGTCTTCGAGAAGAGGTCAAAGAGCTGCGCGACAAGTCCATGCGAACGCTCGCCGATTTCGACAACTTTCGAAAGCGGGTGGAGCGTGAGCGTGGTGATCAGCGTCGTTACGCCGGTGCCGAGATCCTGCGAGAACTGCTTTCGGTGATCGACAATCTGGAGCGCGCCTTCGAAGCCCAGGGCTCGGTAGCGGAGCTGAGAGAAGGCGTCGATTTGATTCTCCGTCAGCTGGGAGATCTGCTGAAGCGCCACGGCGCCGAGCGAATCCCTTCTGCCGGCGAGCGTTTTGATCCGGCCGCCCACGAAGCCGTGGTGCGCCACGAGAGCGACGAGGTTGCCGAGCCAACGATCGTCAAAGAACTGCAGTCGGGCTACTGGCTGTGGGATCGTCTGTTACGGCCCGCTCTGGTAGAAGTTGCGGTTCCGAGCGAACCTGCGGCCGAGGCGGCCAACAGCTCCGACGAGCCGGAAGCCTGA
- a CDS encoding regulatory protein RecX: MSRRSHFRRELEQKLLMRDFSAEEVEAALDRATERGFLNDLECARELARLRVERRHEGPAKLFATLTRRGSDSGTARRVVAEHYADGEQEQLRQAASLWLNRNSWDRDRLARHLKGKGFSGGAILSALERTEALVDGEAS, encoded by the coding sequence TTGAGTCGCAGGTCCCACTTTCGTCGCGAGCTGGAGCAGAAGCTCCTGATGCGCGATTTCAGCGCGGAAGAGGTCGAAGCCGCACTGGATCGGGCTACCGAGCGCGGTTTTCTGAACGACCTGGAGTGTGCGCGTGAGCTCGCTCGGCTGCGAGTGGAGCGGCGCCATGAAGGACCGGCCAAGCTCTTTGCCACGCTGACGCGGCGCGGTTCGGACTCGGGTACCGCCCGCCGGGTCGTCGCCGAGCACTACGCCGACGGCGAGCAAGAGCAGTTGCGACAGGCCGCGTCTCTCTGGTTGAATCGCAATTCCTGGGATCGCGACCGTCTGGCGCGCCATCTCAAGGGCAAAGGATTCTCAGGGGGTGCGATTCTCTCGGCACTCGAGCGGACCGAGGCTCTGGTCGATGGGGAGGCTTCGTGA
- a CDS encoding type IV pilus twitching motility protein PilT produces the protein MNINDLLKLAVERRASDLHLKVGSHPVIRVDGVLQPLIDVKRLMQEDTVAMAFSMMNSRQKQRFKEDLELDIAYSVPGLGRFRCNVFQQRGSAGLVLRVIPAGVLSIRELMLPKVLEKLCMERRGLVLCTGTTGSGKSTTLASMIDHINSHRTEHIMTIEDPIEFLHRDKKSIVNQREVDVDTQGFAHALRSALRQDPDVILVGEMRDHETIETALLAAETGHLVFSTLHTLDATETVNRVISVFPPHQQKQIRIQLAQVMRAVISLRLVPRADGTGRVPAAEVMVATGYIREAIENKEKTKYIREQIALGTSQYGMQTFDQSLYQLYKGGLITLDEALRRASNPDEFRLKIQGVQFTADVSREQMESTLELADDSDPTAQDSPFEVERFGDQ, from the coding sequence ATGAACATCAACGATCTTCTCAAACTCGCCGTCGAGCGAAGGGCGTCGGATCTTCACCTCAAGGTCGGCAGCCATCCGGTGATCCGAGTCGATGGTGTGCTTCAGCCGCTGATCGACGTCAAGCGACTGATGCAGGAAGACACCGTGGCGATGGCGTTCTCGATGATGAACTCGCGTCAAAAGCAGCGCTTCAAGGAGGATCTGGAGCTCGATATCGCCTACTCGGTCCCGGGCCTCGGCCGCTTTCGCTGCAACGTCTTCCAGCAGCGTGGCTCGGCCGGGCTGGTTCTGCGTGTGATTCCCGCCGGAGTTCTGTCGATTCGCGAGCTGATGCTTCCCAAGGTCCTGGAGAAGCTCTGTATGGAGCGCCGAGGCCTGGTGCTCTGCACCGGCACCACGGGCTCGGGAAAATCGACCACGCTGGCTTCGATGATCGATCACATCAATTCGCATCGCACCGAGCACATCATGACGATCGAGGATCCAATCGAGTTCCTCCACCGCGACAAGAAGTCGATCGTGAATCAGCGCGAGGTCGACGTCGACACTCAGGGCTTCGCGCACGCCCTGCGGTCGGCCCTGCGTCAGGACCCCGACGTGATTCTGGTCGGTGAGATGCGCGACCACGAGACCATCGAGACGGCATTGCTTGCCGCCGAGACCGGGCATCTCGTGTTTTCGACTCTGCACACCCTGGACGCGACCGAGACCGTCAATCGCGTCATTTCGGTCTTTCCACCTCACCAGCAGAAGCAGATCCGAATTCAGCTGGCTCAGGTCATGAGAGCGGTGATCTCTCTGCGGCTGGTTCCGCGCGCCGACGGCACCGGTCGGGTGCCCGCCGCCGAGGTCATGGTGGCGACCGGCTATATCCGCGAGGCCATCGAGAACAAGGAAAAGACCAAGTACATTCGTGAGCAGATCGCCCTGGGAACCAGCCAATACGGAATGCAGACCTTCGACCAATCGCTCTATCAGCTCTACAAGGGCGGTTTGATCACGCTCGATGAAGCCCTGCGTCGCGCATCGAATCCGGACGAGTTCAGGCTCAAGATTCAGGGTGTCCAGTTCACTGCCGATGTGTCGCGCGAACAGATGGAGTCGACGCTCGAGCTGGCGGATGACTCGGATCCGACAGCCCAGGACTCGCCCTTCGAGGTCGAGCGCTTTGGCGATCAGTAG
- the dnaJ gene encoding molecular chaperone DnaJ, which produces MASPRDYYEILGVDREATQQEVKSAYRKLAVRYHPDRNPGDKMAEESFKEAAEAYAVLSDTEKRARYDRFGHRGVAGGGFSGFDPTVFGDFSDILGDFFGFGFGDMFGRARRSGAGQPGADLRYELHIELEKAAFGAEETLEIPRLERCESCSGSGSAAGTEAETCQGCAGQGQVRFTQGFFTVARTCPQCGGEGRVVTNPCTGCGGEGRVEKRRKIQLKIPAGVDTGTRLRLSGEGEHGRKGGRTGDLYVDIVVEPHERLHRDGSHILSEVELAYPQAVLGAELEVETLHGAESLEVPPGTKDGTRFRIKGKGIEQLNGFGKGDHIAVVRLAVPHPKNLSDEEVELLRELAELGGSEIKEGRRVFDRVKDLFG; this is translated from the coding sequence ATGGCGTCACCGCGCGACTACTACGAGATCCTCGGCGTGGACCGGGAGGCCACCCAGCAAGAGGTGAAGTCGGCCTACCGGAAGCTCGCGGTTCGGTACCACCCCGACCGCAATCCGGGAGACAAGATGGCGGAGGAAAGCTTCAAGGAGGCCGCCGAAGCCTACGCCGTTCTTTCGGACACCGAGAAACGCGCGCGCTATGACCGGTTCGGGCACCGCGGCGTGGCGGGCGGCGGCTTCAGCGGTTTCGATCCCACCGTGTTCGGGGATTTCTCCGACATCCTCGGAGATTTTTTCGGTTTTGGCTTCGGCGACATGTTCGGGCGGGCCCGCCGCTCCGGCGCCGGACAACCGGGAGCGGATCTCCGCTACGAGCTTCATATAGAGCTCGAGAAGGCGGCTTTTGGAGCCGAAGAAACCCTCGAGATCCCCCGGCTCGAGAGGTGTGAGTCATGCTCCGGTAGTGGCAGCGCGGCCGGAACCGAGGCCGAGACCTGTCAGGGTTGTGCCGGCCAGGGCCAGGTTCGATTCACGCAGGGTTTCTTCACGGTTGCCCGGACCTGCCCGCAGTGTGGTGGCGAAGGCCGCGTGGTGACGAATCCGTGCACGGGCTGCGGCGGAGAAGGGCGCGTCGAGAAGCGTCGAAAGATTCAGCTCAAGATCCCGGCCGGAGTCGACACCGGGACTCGCCTTCGACTCAGCGGAGAGGGCGAACACGGCCGCAAAGGAGGTCGGACCGGGGATCTCTATGTGGATATTGTCGTCGAGCCGCACGAGCGCCTTCATCGGGACGGCTCTCACATCTTGAGCGAGGTCGAGCTGGCCTACCCACAGGCAGTCCTGGGAGCCGAGCTGGAGGTCGAAACTCTTCATGGTGCGGAATCGCTCGAGGTGCCACCGGGAACCAAGGACGGAACGCGTTTCCGGATCAAGGGCAAGGGCATAGAACAGCTCAACGGCTTCGGCAAAGGAGACCATATCGCCGTGGTGAGGTTGGCCGTCCCACACCCCAAGAATCTCTCCGATGAAGAGGTCGAGCTTCTGCGCGAACTGGCCGAGCTTGGCGGTAGTGAGATCAAAGAAGGTCGGCGCGTTTTCGATCGCGTCAAGGACCTCTTTGGCTAG
- the hrcA gene encoding heat-inducible transcription repressor HrcA, which yields MAEGSGLNARDREILNDIIRTFILSGEPVSSRSVAKRGKHALSAATIRNVMADLEDLGFLSQPHISAGRVPTRNGYHFYIDALMQNRSITAKARRTIDATLASGGSGAEEMMSSASQLLSELTHQIGIVMTPTVGRSTLRAIDFVNLSGSKVLCVLVGASGFVDNKVIETPEPIARRDLVRISNYLTDHFAGKTLREIRDELIDLMAEDRTKVDLLLGRAIELAQKAFADKGTPAVLVEGTTAILNQPELSDLDRIRRLLGTFSDKATLVRVLNQLIEGPGVRVVIGKDSDLTSELDFSLVATSYDVGDRSVGKLGIFGPSRMDYQRVIPIVEYFGEKIGQALERTFAEGSDALEQ from the coding sequence ATGGCTGAGGGTTCGGGACTCAACGCGCGGGATCGCGAGATCCTCAACGACATCATCCGGACCTTCATTCTGAGCGGCGAGCCGGTGAGCTCCCGCTCGGTCGCAAAGCGCGGCAAGCACGCGCTTTCCGCCGCCACCATACGCAATGTCATGGCCGACCTGGAAGATCTGGGCTTTTTGAGCCAGCCGCACATCTCGGCCGGCCGGGTGCCGACACGAAACGGCTATCACTTCTATATCGATGCCCTAATGCAGAATCGTTCGATCACGGCGAAGGCACGACGCACGATCGACGCAACTCTTGCCTCCGGTGGAAGCGGCGCCGAGGAGATGATGTCCTCGGCGAGCCAGCTGCTTTCCGAGCTTACCCACCAGATCGGCATCGTCATGACGCCGACGGTTGGGCGCTCGACGTTGCGGGCGATTGATTTCGTCAACCTCTCCGGATCGAAGGTGCTCTGCGTTCTCGTCGGGGCGAGCGGGTTCGTCGACAACAAGGTCATCGAGACCCCCGAGCCCATCGCCCGGCGGGACTTGGTGCGCATTTCGAACTATCTGACGGATCATTTCGCCGGCAAGACCTTGCGCGAGATTCGCGACGAATTGATTGATCTGATGGCCGAGGACCGGACCAAGGTCGACCTTCTGCTCGGGCGTGCGATCGAGCTGGCTCAAAAAGCCTTTGCCGATAAAGGAACTCCGGCCGTATTGGTCGAAGGTACGACGGCAATCCTGAACCAGCCCGAGCTATCCGATCTGGACAGGATTCGGCGGCTTCTCGGCACGTTCTCAGACAAGGCGACATTGGTCCGAGTTCTCAATCAACTGATCGAGGGTCCCGGGGTTCGCGTCGTGATCGGCAAGGACAGCGACCTGACCTCCGAGTTGGATTTCAGCCTGGTGGCGACTTCCTACGATGTCGGGGACCGTAGCGTGGGGAAATTGGGCATCTTCGGACCTTCGAGAATGGACTATCAAAGAGTAATTCCGATCGTCGAGTACTTCGGCGAGAAAATCGGCCAAGCGTTGGAAAGAACCTTCGCTGAAGGTTCGGATGCCCTGGAGCAGTAG